The window GCCAGTTTCCAATGAATCTAACATTTGATGAGTCATAGGCAAAGATAGAATTATCCCCACTCCCGATTGTTTGAAAAAAAGCAAAAAAACATAGACAGATAAAATTCATAAAACCTCCCTGCTCTAATGTAAAAAATTTTATTCAAAATATTTTACAAGTCAAGCATCCATATCAAATCAATCTTATTATCTCCTCTTCACCCTTCTTTACCCTTATTCTCCCATCTTCACCCCTTTTCTTCCTTCTTCACCCTTTCACACTAATCCTTCTATCCTCACACCTTCGGGTGATTCTACTACAAAAGAAACTTCTATTTTTAACTCTTTTTCTGGTCCCAATTCACCTTTCCAGTAATAGATACCAAGGTCCTTCTCCTGTTCAGAAGGTTCAGGTTCAAATTTCACATCCTGAATCTTCAATTCTGGACTCTGTGGAACTGGTAATTGGTCAATGAGTGTATATTTAACAGGTTTTTTATGGAAATTTTTCACAATATTTTCATAGGCAAATTCATATTTAAGAGCCTTCTTCACAAGCCCAGTCTTTTCAATGTGTGATTTTTTCTGTTTCCTTTCCACTTTTAGATGTTCGTCAACACCAAAAGAGAATACTATTTTCTCGTTCGGTGCGATTGTATCAAGATAAACCTTACCGGTCAAATCATCACCAACATAGGTGTTTCCTTCGCCACTCAAAAATAGATAGGCAGTTGTATTCTTCGCTTCCCCTTTCAAATATGCGAGCTCTGTGATTCTTGGGATAATAAAATATTCAAATTCTGCATCCAGTAGAGCATCGCAGATTTTTACTTTTTTCGCCTGTTCACCACTTCTAATCATATATTTGCCGGGTAAGGGATATCTAACAGCAATTCCAGTTTCTACCGGAGGTGCTGGTTCGTATTCAACCTTTTGGTCCATTGCTGGTGCAGATGCCAATGCTTCAGCAGACTCTGGAGGCATTGCCCTTTTTGCCTTTGCTACCGCCGGTCTTGGCACATAAATGGTTATATACCAGGGTTGTGGTTCTGGTGCAACCCCACCAATAGACGGCTGTGCGGTTGATAAAATTATCTGAGCATTATCCCAGTCTTCCCCTGTTCTCTGTTCAATCTTGGCAAAATAAGAAAGTTCAATCTTTGATTCAGAAGGATTAGCCCTTACTTCATAGTAAGTATACCAGTTTGCACCATATACTACATAACTGATTTCTATCTGTCCTTTACCTTTTGATTGCGGATAGGCATCAAAAATAATGGTCTTTTTATTCTGGGATACTGCCTGCATGTCGTTCATTTCCCTTTTCAACTCTTCCATTTTCTCTCTGAGTTCAATCCTTTTGCGCTCTATTTCGGCAATTCTCTTTTTGACATTGAAAAGTTCTTCACCAATAAAATTCAATCCTGCACGCCAGGCGTCAGGTGAAATACTTCCGGTAAAGAGTTCTTTTGAAATGGTCTGGGGGCTGCTCACCGAGATTGTGCTGAGATACTTCGCTTTTTCCTGCAGGACAACGGTCTCATCAGCAAGGGCTCTGTCTTCTATTGAGATTTCTTTAATCCTATCTTCAATTTTCTTTACATTTGGAGCCAGTTCTTTTGTATATCCAGGCTTTACCTGGACTTCACCCACTTTTATGCCCTTTGCCTTTATCCTCACTGATTCATCATCAAGAGAACCGGGAAGATTTGGAATTAAAATATCAGAACTTTCATTTAAATTGACTTCACAGGTTCTTATTACCTGAACACGGTCAGGATAAACTATGACTGTATCAATCTTTGGAAAAATTTCTATTTCTGGCATAAAACCTCCCTGTTTATATTAAATAAAATGGTAGAATGGCTCAAAAAGACTCAAGGTGTCTTTTTTTAATAAAGCATTTCTTCAACATTTGCCGTCTCCGGTGCCTCAACTGAGAATGAGCTCCTTATCTTGAATGTTTCACCTGGTTGATTGTAACCTTCCAGTAGTATATTCCGCGGTCTTTATCTTCTCCACAAGGGACATCTCGCTCTGCGCAATAATTCGCATGGGAGCTCCCTGCGATATGGGTGAAAATGGAGGGCAAGGCTTTAGCCTTGCAAAAATCTGCAAACCTGAAGGTTCGCCCTACATTAAATTCATAAATCATACAGATATTTTCCTTTATCATTCACATGAAATTTAAGAATCTGCTTATTCTTCATAAAAATATCATAACCCTGTTTTAAATTCTGCCAGAAAGACCATAAGCCCGTATCTTCTCCTGCAATCATCTTGAGCGAATCCATATTTAAACTATCCATCTGACAGGGGAAAATATAAACCATAATCTTATTCTGCCCCTGATTTTTCGTATCAAGGCATATCAGGTACAATTCTTCTATCGCCTCATTACCTATGGGAATGCATCCAATCGTCACCGCCTCACCATGAATTAAAATATCACCACCAGGGTCTCTTCTGCTACCCAGAATCTTATCCGAAGCATTCGGGTAATTTATTCGCAGCGATAAATGAAATTGTGACCTCGGATTGAAACGGGTGATATGATAAAAACCTTCTGGAATCTGCAAGTCCCCCCTTTTTCTTTTCGGACCGAGTTTTCCACTAAATGCAGTAAATTTGTATTCCCTCGCCTTCAAAAATTCTGCCCGGTCTTTTGATTCCACCCACAATTGAAGAATTTGTTCTTTTTTATATGCGGTAATCAAGACCTTCTCCGGCGGATATTCTACACCCAGACTATCAAAGAGCAAATCAATCTGTGATTGATGTTTCTCCCTTGCAGCATTAACCCGGTCTTGATTGCGCGGTTGCAATATTAGATCGCCTGTAAGGATAACAATCATCAAGGGGACAACAGAAAAACGCTTTGTTGGTAATTTCATCTTATTAGTTATTCTATTTAAAAGATGCATAAAGTCAACCAGAAAGCAAGCCCAAAATTGTATTTTTGCACAATATATGTAATCTTTTACCTATTTTTGTGCATATGTTAATCTAAATTTATGATATTTCAAGACAAATTTTTGAAAAATCAGGCACGATTATTGCCTTATATAATTATAGGAGATTTTATGCCAGCCATTAAGCAAAGAATTGAACCACAAGTTTGCACATATCTTGACCCTGAAGCGTATATGCTCATAGTTCAAGTCGTTCTCCCCGGTGCTGAAAAAGATAAAATTTGTGTTAAGGTTAAAACGGATGCAATCTTAATCAGGGCAGAAAGTGATGAAGTGGATTATTGCAAATATATCTTTTTATCAATGCGTTTGAAAAAAGCATTGAGTAAGGCTATATACGAAAATGATATTTTGCGAATAACAATTCCGGCGCAGGAGTAGAATATTTTTTAACCCCCCCCTACTATCCCCTCTCAAAAAGAAAGATTAAGGCAGATTTAATCTCTCTGTATCAATAATTCAATTATCTGCTCAGGCAAGGTATCCCGATTTGCCAATGTTACTTCAAAAATTTTTGTATCCTTCCTTTCTTTGATTCTGTCGCAGAATGGATTGGATGAGTATAGAATCGTCGCCAGCACAGGACATTTTGAATTGAGAGTCTCAATTACTACATCTCTAAATTTATGGGAATAGAGTTCCA of the candidate division WOR-3 bacterium genome contains:
- a CDS encoding DUF4139 domain-containing protein, which produces MPEIEIFPKIDTVIVYPDRVQVIRTCEVNLNESSDILIPNLPGSLDDESVRIKAKGIKVGEVQVKPGYTKELAPNVKKIEDRIKEISIEDRALADETVVLQEKAKYLSTISVSSPQTISKELFTGSISPDAWRAGLNFIGEELFNVKKRIAEIERKRIELREKMEELKREMNDMQAVSQNKKTIIFDAYPQSKGKGQIEISYVVYGANWYTYYEVRANPSESKIELSYFAKIEQRTGEDWDNAQIILSTAQPSIGGVAPEPQPWYITIYVPRPAVAKAKRAMPPESAEALASAPAMDQKVEYEPAPPVETGIAVRYPLPGKYMIRSGEQAKKVKICDALLDAEFEYFIIPRITELAYLKGEAKNTTAYLFLSGEGNTYVGDDLTGKVYLDTIAPNEKIVFSFGVDEHLKVERKQKKSHIEKTGLVKKALKYEFAYENIVKNFHKKPVKYTLIDQLPVPQSPELKIQDVKFEPEPSEQEKDLGIYYWKGELGPEKELKIEVSFVVESPEGVRIEGLV
- a CDS encoding Hsp20/alpha crystallin family protein, whose product is MPAIKQRIEPQVCTYLDPEAYMLIVQVVLPGAEKDKICVKVKTDAILIRAESDEVDYCKYIFLSMRLKKALSKAIYENDILRITIPAQE
- a CDS encoding L,D-transpeptidase family protein; the protein is MKLPTKRFSVVPLMIVILTGDLILQPRNQDRVNAAREKHQSQIDLLFDSLGVEYPPEKVLITAYKKEQILQLWVESKDRAEFLKAREYKFTAFSGKLGPKRKRGDLQIPEGFYHITRFNPRSQFHLSLRINYPNASDKILGSRRDPGGDILIHGEAVTIGCIPIGNEAIEELYLICLDTKNQGQNKIMVYIFPCQMDSLNMDSLKMIAGEDTGLWSFWQNLKQGYDIFMKNKQILKFHVNDKGKYLYDL